In a genomic window of Thermoproteus tenax Kra 1:
- a CDS encoding M1 family aminopeptidase, with product MSKYLLGRDFAFPEYLPRFPRKYDFDVLKLWANVEVDFDNAAIKGSVRYKIRAKRDLATIALDAVELEVLRASTQYSYDGETLSLELKLRAGEEGEVEVAYMAKPRKGLYFVKPDRGHPYRVPMVWTQGEAEDNRYWLPLPDSPNIKFPFSLAITVRKPYVAVSNGVLQERRDLGDAVTYVWEMRHPMSPYLIAFAAGDFEILRERCGDVELEYYLPRGRAGLARHTFYHTCDIMKFFSEYLGVPYPYERYAQIVVQEFIYGGMENATATILTDWTLHDKHAHCPYDEFPCANEDFTSDPLVAHEMAHQWFGDLVTAKDWSHIAINESFATFIEALWTERSKGREEYLYEIYSNLKTYLNEYSSRYARPIVVNLYALPEEMFDRHSYEKGSVVLHMVRSILGDGAFRAGLKLFLTKYQYKNADIEDLRKSLEEASGADLEWLWRQFFYSAGHPVIKAVWNKNNGLRLVLEQAQGDDSYPLYTLPLEIDLVYETRRERRTINFNEKRVEIHLEPGIKYVCIDPEFKLLKVVDVNYPVEVLGTMLRDENLYCRIQAVEGLRKNGSRKAVEYLRGALRDNFWGVVAEAARALGHIGTREAVEALIEAYKDVKSPRARRAIVEALGTARRVEAAEFLDRILHDSSESYYVRYEAAKSLGKIKWAFAEHSLKRALSYGGHMDIITRGAIEGLAELGTEEALAIVLRYASEDQPTWIRMTAVQALAKFGPRREVIEVVTRSLRDESYRIRAAAVTAALELLDPRLLPQLQETAEKDVDGRIRRMAREVIEKIRRAQERGAEYQRLREEVERLKDEYRKLLDRLSRLEK from the coding sequence ATGAGCAAATATCTCCTGGGCAGGGATTTCGCCTTCCCGGAATATCTCCCCAGATTCCCGCGCAAATACGACTTCGACGTCCTTAAGCTCTGGGCCAACGTGGAGGTCGATTTCGATAACGCTGCGATCAAAGGATCGGTTAGGTACAAGATTAGGGCTAAAAGAGATCTCGCAACCATCGCGCTCGATGCGGTGGAGCTAGAAGTCCTGCGCGCGTCTACGCAGTACAGCTACGATGGAGAGACTCTGTCGCTGGAACTGAAGCTGCGCGCAGGCGAGGAGGGCGAGGTCGAGGTGGCTTATATGGCGAAGCCCAGGAAGGGGCTCTACTTTGTCAAGCCCGACAGAGGCCATCCCTATAGAGTGCCCATGGTCTGGACCCAAGGCGAGGCCGAGGACAATAGATATTGGCTGCCTCTGCCTGATTCGCCAAACATCAAATTCCCCTTTAGTCTAGCCATTACGGTCAGAAAGCCGTATGTAGCCGTCAGCAACGGCGTGTTGCAAGAGAGGAGGGATCTCGGCGATGCGGTGACATACGTGTGGGAAATGAGGCATCCCATGTCTCCGTACCTCATAGCGTTCGCTGCCGGAGACTTTGAGATCTTAAGAGAGAGGTGTGGCGATGTAGAGTTGGAGTACTATCTGCCCAGGGGGCGCGCTGGCCTAGCCCGTCACACCTTTTACCATACTTGCGACATAATGAAGTTCTTCTCGGAATACCTCGGAGTTCCGTACCCCTACGAGAGATACGCCCAGATAGTGGTACAAGAGTTCATCTATGGCGGAATGGAGAACGCCACAGCCACGATATTGACCGACTGGACGCTCCATGACAAACACGCCCACTGTCCCTACGATGAGTTTCCGTGTGCGAACGAGGACTTCACATCGGACCCCCTCGTAGCGCACGAGATGGCCCACCAGTGGTTCGGAGACTTGGTCACCGCAAAGGACTGGAGCCATATAGCCATCAACGAATCGTTCGCTACGTTCATAGAGGCACTGTGGACTGAGCGCTCTAAGGGCAGGGAGGAATATCTATATGAGATATATTCTAATCTCAAGACGTATCTAAACGAATATTCGTCCCGCTATGCGCGTCCCATAGTCGTAAACCTATACGCCTTACCTGAGGAGATGTTCGATAGACACTCGTACGAAAAGGGCTCCGTAGTGCTACATATGGTCAGAAGCATTTTGGGCGATGGAGCCTTCAGAGCGGGCCTAAAGCTCTTCTTGACTAAATATCAATACAAAAACGCAGATATAGAGGATCTGAGGAAGAGCTTGGAGGAGGCCAGCGGCGCCGACCTAGAGTGGCTCTGGCGCCAGTTTTTCTACTCGGCGGGCCACCCAGTCATAAAGGCCGTTTGGAACAAAAACAACGGATTGCGTCTAGTGTTGGAGCAGGCTCAAGGCGACGACAGCTATCCCCTATACACTTTGCCTTTAGAAATCGACTTAGTGTATGAGACAAGGAGGGAGAGGCGAACTATAAACTTCAACGAAAAGAGGGTCGAGATACACCTTGAGCCGGGGATCAAATATGTTTGCATCGATCCGGAGTTCAAGCTGTTGAAAGTGGTCGATGTAAATTATCCCGTAGAGGTCCTTGGAACAATGCTCAGAGACGAGAACCTCTACTGCAGAATTCAAGCTGTCGAGGGCCTCAGAAAGAACGGCAGCAGGAAGGCCGTAGAATATCTAAGGGGGGCGCTCCGCGACAATTTCTGGGGGGTCGTCGCTGAGGCCGCCAGGGCTCTAGGGCATATTGGCACGAGGGAGGCCGTCGAGGCCCTAATTGAAGCATATAAAGATGTCAAAAGCCCTCGCGCGCGCCGGGCCATCGTTGAGGCGTTGGGGACGGCAAGAAGAGTTGAGGCTGCGGAGTTCCTAGACCGCATACTCCACGATAGCTCCGAGAGCTATTACGTAAGGTACGAGGCCGCTAAGTCCCTTGGGAAGATAAAGTGGGCTTTCGCTGAGCATAGCTTGAAGAGAGCGTTAAGCTACGGAGGCCACATGGACATTATAACGCGCGGAGCAATAGAGGGACTCGCCGAGTTGGGCACTGAGGAGGCGCTCGCCATAGTACTCAGATACGCCTCTGAGGATCAGCCCACATGGATAAGGATGACTGCGGTACAGGCCTTGGCCAAGTTCGGTCCGCGCCGCGAGGTCATCGAAGTTGTGACTAGGAGCTTGAGGGATGAGAGCTACCGCATTAGGGCGGCCGCCGTGACTGCCGCTCTGGAGCTACTTGATCCGCGCCTACTGCCTCAGCTACAGGAGACTGCAGAGAAGGACGTCGACGGCAGAATCAGAAGGATGGCGCGCGAAGTCATCGAGAAGATAAGGAGGGCCCAAGAGAGGGGCGCGGAATACCAGAGGCTCAGAGAGGAGGTAGAGAGGTTGAAGGATGAGTATAGGAAGTTGCTCGACAGACTCTCCCGCCTGGAAAAATGA
- a CDS encoding PhoH family protein — MLDKIKPQTIGQERALNALSDSENEVVGLFGPTGTGKSLLSIAYGIDSTQKGKYKRFIIARPVVDVSSGRSLTPENLGEMYYKLAAAYLSDILGEFLERSEIEKMLREETIVVTDVNYLRGRTFDDSIIFLDDAQNVQPDSAAEILLRIGRNSKLVIAGDPVFQRAEGETDGATLLREALLGEEKAAVVDLGVKDIVRPGARRGIKLALELRMRKRKLSDVERYILDSFRVYAPDADIVTVVEFKSDKDSLGIKGDLPDALVFVKEGHLGRAVGRGGERIKNVENDTGLRLRLVEMTLDFKNWVRSLHPAGWISKHIVDADFAGPELLVTVRKSEFGSFVGHRGAYVRLMDRVFRRLLSIGVRAVEAEEER, encoded by the coding sequence GTGCTGGACAAGATAAAGCCGCAGACTATAGGCCAGGAGAGGGCCTTGAACGCCCTATCTGACTCCGAAAACGAGGTGGTGGGACTCTTCGGGCCGACAGGTACGGGCAAATCTCTTCTGAGCATAGCCTACGGCATAGACTCAACGCAGAAGGGCAAGTACAAACGCTTCATCATAGCTAGGCCCGTTGTCGATGTCTCTAGTGGGCGCTCTCTCACGCCTGAGAACTTAGGCGAGATGTACTACAAATTGGCCGCCGCCTACTTGAGCGATATCTTGGGTGAATTCTTGGAGAGGTCCGAGATAGAGAAGATGTTGAGGGAGGAGACTATAGTGGTCACCGACGTTAACTATCTAAGGGGGAGGACATTCGACGACTCTATAATCTTTCTTGACGACGCCCAGAACGTACAGCCTGACAGTGCGGCCGAGATACTCTTGAGAATAGGGCGCAACAGCAAGTTGGTGATAGCGGGCGATCCAGTCTTTCAGAGGGCTGAGGGGGAAACCGACGGAGCCACGCTGTTGAGGGAGGCGTTGTTGGGCGAGGAGAAGGCCGCCGTCGTGGACCTCGGAGTCAAGGACATAGTCAGACCAGGCGCCCGCAGAGGGATAAAGCTGGCGTTAGAGCTGAGGATGAGGAAAAGGAAACTCTCCGACGTTGAGAGATACATTCTAGACTCCTTCAGAGTATATGCGCCCGATGCAGATATAGTTACCGTCGTTGAATTCAAGTCGGATAAAGATTCCTTGGGCATCAAGGGAGATCTCCCAGACGCCCTTGTATTTGTCAAGGAGGGCCATCTTGGGCGGGCCGTGGGGCGGGGCGGGGAGAGGATAAAGAACGTGGAGAACGATACTGGCTTGAGGTTGAGACTCGTGGAGATGACGCTAGACTTCAAAAACTGGGTGAGGTCTTTGCATCCCGCTGGCTGGATCTCAAAACATATAGTCGACGCGGACTTTGCAGGTCCCGAGCTATTAGTCACTGTCAGGAAGAGCGAGTTCGGCTCATTCGTGGGCCACAGGGGCGCCTATGTGAGACTCATGGATCGAGTCTTCCGCAGACTTCTTTCGATCGGCGTCAGAGCAGTTGAGGCCGAGGAGGAGAGGTGA
- a CDS encoding acylphosphatase, translating to MREVARRNRVTGWVRFLDGETAEAVLEGEERDVDAVLRWAYAGPQGTKVREVKIIRETYTGEFSDFTIK from the coding sequence ATGAGGGAGGTGGCTAGAAGAAATAGGGTTACAGGTTGGGTCAGATTTCTCGACGGAGAGACCGCCGAGGCCGTCCTTGAGGGCGAGGAGAGGGACGTAGATGCAGTTCTGAGGTGGGCCTATGCCGGTCCCCAAGGCACAAAGGTGAGGGAGGTCAAAATAATCAGAGAGACTTACACAGGCGAGTTCTCCGACTTCACTATAAAATAA
- a CDS encoding peptidase A24, with protein MIKALILAELVLLSIAARQDLKTREIDVWIILAMYLPAALAAYLSWTAPLYLMSPVLGAMLALAMRAMGAGYADSLALLAISLFPPPAPYFPTPAVVVMGTAFSIVGTMLWLYYLNSRRPCRMTPLQRLTHVCVSRDELLRGGVKYIVGDVHDLEKYRPPADVDEEYVVAKYGLPYLAHLAVGFAIYTALSFIL; from the coding sequence GTGATCAAGGCTCTTATCCTGGCCGAGCTCGTCCTCCTCTCAATTGCCGCACGCCAAGACCTCAAGACCAGGGAGATCGACGTATGGATCATCTTGGCGATGTATCTGCCCGCCGCACTTGCTGCATATCTCTCGTGGACTGCCCCGCTCTATCTGATGTCGCCTGTACTCGGCGCAATGTTGGCCCTAGCCATGAGGGCGATGGGCGCTGGCTACGCCGACTCTCTGGCCTTGCTGGCTATATCGCTATTCCCGCCTCCTGCACCCTACTTTCCCACTCCGGCCGTGGTCGTCATGGGAACCGCCTTCTCTATTGTAGGCACTATGCTCTGGCTCTATTACCTCAACTCCCGCAGGCCCTGCAGAATGACGCCTTTACAGAGGTTGACCCACGTCTGTGTATCACGCGACGAGCTTCTCAGAGGCGGCGTGAAGTACATAGTCGGCGACGTCCACGATCTGGAGAAGTATAGGCCGCCGGCTGACGTGGACGAGGAATACGTAGTTGCCAAATACGGGCTCCCGTACCTTGCACATCTGGCGGTAGGTTTTGCAATATACACAGCACTCTCCTTTATTTTATAG
- a CDS encoding bifunctional phosphoglucose/phosphomannose isomerase has product MIEDYMRWEQYILRRAPDFELKYDVGGRRYEIGPDDRVYVAGMGGSGVVGDLLRDLSALYDWPFDVVVVKDYFFRGRRGLMIAVSYSGNTVETITAAQEALRRGIPVVAITTGGRLAELGIPTIRVPKASAPRAALPQMFTAALWVLRRIYGIEFALPDSLPYDSALEERLKSVISRRPTIVAPASMQGVAYRVKNEINENAKMDSPVEILPEAHHNWIEGASSPLMALTSEQIPLEHRRRVEITVDLVGGELFKVDMTIGGVLTFLKHVGLATAKLALERGIDPLKTPRIDLIKQRL; this is encoded by the coding sequence ATGATAGAAGATTATATGCGTTGGGAGCAGTATATATTGCGCAGAGCGCCCGACTTCGAGCTGAAGTACGACGTAGGTGGCAGACGCTATGAGATAGGGCCAGACGATAGAGTCTACGTCGCCGGCATGGGCGGGTCGGGCGTCGTGGGAGATCTCTTGAGGGATCTCTCGGCTCTGTACGACTGGCCTTTCGACGTCGTGGTGGTGAAGGACTACTTCTTTAGGGGCAGGCGGGGGCTGATGATCGCAGTCTCATACTCGGGGAATACCGTAGAGACCATAACGGCCGCCCAAGAGGCTCTGCGCAGAGGGATTCCCGTCGTCGCGATAACTACCGGCGGTAGATTGGCGGAGTTGGGCATCCCCACAATAAGGGTGCCAAAGGCCTCGGCGCCTCGTGCAGCTCTGCCGCAGATGTTCACGGCCGCCCTCTGGGTCCTAAGGAGGATCTATGGGATCGAGTTCGCTTTGCCGGACTCTCTACCCTACGACTCAGCCTTGGAGGAGAGACTTAAGTCTGTGATATCCAGAAGGCCCACTATCGTGGCGCCAGCCTCTATGCAGGGCGTCGCCTACCGCGTGAAGAATGAGATTAACGAGAACGCCAAGATGGACTCGCCTGTCGAGATCTTGCCTGAGGCCCACCACAACTGGATAGAAGGGGCCTCCAGCCCCCTGATGGCTCTGACGAGCGAGCAAATTCCGCTTGAGCACAGACGGCGAGTGGAGATCACTGTGGATCTAGTGGGCGGAGAGCTGTTTAAAGTCGACATGACTATAGGCGGCGTACTAACTTTCTTGAAGCACGTGGGGTTAGCTACAGCTAAGTTGGCCCTGGAGAGAGGCATTGATCCTCTCAAAACGCCGAGGATAGATTTAATTAAACAGAGGCTGTGA
- a CDS encoding DEAD/DEAH box helicase, giving the protein MRFRVVINGVEVVREWSWDKILSVKEELKRMGFRWTGDGWVGRVRDPMQLYTLRTLLDLTDDELGRLQQTVQAPRGDVVMVVGEIPEKLRPYVVASYGASSVVSVSRFIRDFVSSDKTAIAQSQSYEDYVRRAAEEFRALLRGLDVRGDLKSAIDSAIEIALSSERLKSLYERRVAWRTVELGPTSAALNFASKELVDELRSFKLAYNIVGKNGEVKQTFIQLVKVSRDKEKIILKYPIFLRNKISEILKKYGYITKISDISYKKLSYRSSVRLLEFQRAALEAWIKSGYRGTVAVPTGGGKTFIGLGAMAETGEATLILAVTKELALQWIERVRKYLGVQAGLLGGGSHDVRDVTVAIYNSAVKYIDELMNRFGLVIFDEAHHVPAETFKEVALALDSPKRLALSATPKRDDGNELLIFEAVGPLVFRASYREMIEAGLVVPIEHYRVYVRLTPEEESEYKSAERSTDNAIVLRNIAAQASAKIQAAIDIIKREVSLGHKVIVFTQFLEQARAIYQRLTEHQIRAELITSEERDRDAAFARFASGLVRVVVTTTVLDEGVDVPDADVAVVVSGSGSKRQMIQRVGRIVRASQGKSVGRVYELVARGTIEEALSESRHVDDIVEESVCKRLSESALREFLSKTSLLEYK; this is encoded by the coding sequence GTGCGTTTTCGCGTTGTAATAAACGGCGTTGAGGTCGTCAGAGAGTGGAGTTGGGACAAGATATTGAGCGTTAAAGAGGAGTTGAAAAGAATGGGCTTTAGATGGACCGGCGATGGATGGGTGGGTAGAGTGCGCGACCCAATGCAGCTCTATACTTTAAGGACGCTCTTAGATCTCACAGACGACGAGCTCGGAAGGCTACAACAGACGGTCCAAGCGCCTCGAGGCGACGTAGTGATGGTCGTCGGCGAGATACCCGAAAAGCTGAGGCCCTACGTCGTTGCGAGCTACGGCGCCTCAAGCGTCGTATCAGTCTCCAGATTTATCAGAGACTTCGTGTCCTCCGACAAGACCGCGATAGCACAATCGCAGTCCTACGAGGACTACGTAAGGAGGGCTGCAGAAGAGTTCAGAGCGCTGTTGAGAGGGCTGGACGTGCGCGGCGATCTGAAAAGCGCTATAGACTCGGCGATTGAAATTGCGTTGAGCTCGGAGAGGCTCAAATCGCTCTATGAGCGCAGAGTGGCGTGGAGAACCGTCGAGTTGGGCCCCACCTCAGCGGCTTTGAACTTCGCCAGCAAGGAGTTAGTAGACGAGCTGAGGTCGTTTAAGCTGGCCTACAATATTGTTGGAAAAAACGGCGAGGTGAAGCAAACGTTTATACAATTAGTGAAGGTTTCAAGAGATAAAGAAAAGATAATATTGAAATATCCTATATTTCTCCGGAATAAAATATCAGAAATCTTAAAAAAGTATGGATATATTACTAAGATATCAGATATATCATATAAGAAACTGAGCTATAGGAGCTCGGTCAGGTTGTTGGAGTTCCAGAGAGCAGCGCTAGAGGCGTGGATCAAGTCGGGCTACCGCGGGACTGTGGCGGTGCCCACCGGCGGAGGAAAGACCTTTATAGGGCTGGGGGCTATGGCCGAGACAGGCGAGGCCACGTTGATACTCGCAGTGACAAAGGAGTTGGCTTTGCAGTGGATAGAGAGGGTAAGGAAATACCTCGGCGTCCAGGCAGGCCTACTAGGGGGCGGAAGCCACGATGTGAGAGATGTCACGGTGGCTATTTATAATTCGGCGGTAAAGTATATAGACGAGCTCATGAACAGATTCGGCCTGGTAATCTTCGACGAGGCCCACCACGTCCCGGCTGAGACGTTCAAGGAGGTGGCTCTGGCTCTGGACTCGCCGAAGAGGTTGGCGCTCTCGGCGACGCCCAAGAGGGACGATGGGAACGAACTGTTGATCTTCGAGGCGGTGGGCCCCCTAGTCTTCAGAGCGTCCTACAGAGAGATGATAGAGGCAGGTTTGGTAGTGCCCATAGAGCACTACAGAGTCTACGTCAGATTGACGCCGGAGGAGGAGTCTGAGTACAAATCCGCCGAGAGGTCCACTGATAATGCCATTGTTCTCAGGAATATAGCCGCTCAAGCCTCAGCCAAGATACAAGCGGCCATTGATATAATTAAACGGGAAGTGTCTCTGGGCCACAAAGTGATAGTGTTTACCCAATTCTTGGAACAGGCCAGGGCAATATATCAGCGGTTAACGGAGCACCAGATACGCGCCGAGCTGATAACTTCGGAGGAGAGGGACAGAGACGCGGCTTTCGCTCGCTTTGCCTCAGGCCTAGTGCGCGTGGTGGTGACCACCACAGTGTTGGACGAGGGAGTCGACGTGCCTGACGCGGACGTTGCAGTGGTAGTCAGCGGTAGCGGCTCAAAGAGACAGATGATACAGCGAGTGGGCAGAATAGTGAGGGCATCCCAAGGGAAAAGCGTCGGACGAGTCTACGAGCTGGTGGCGAGAGGGACAATTGAGGAGGCTCTATCGGAGAGTAGACACGTGGACGACATAGTAGAGGAGAGCGTATGCAAAAGGCTTTCTGAGAGCGCGCTTAGAGAGTTCCTGTCTAAGACATCGTTGTTAGAATACAAATAA
- a CDS encoding 4Fe-4S dicluster domain-containing protein: protein MAEGKDLSQFQRVVIDQDLCISCGACVAVCPWQALELDENAKARLIWEKCYDDFSCVAACPVKCIYKVSEAPEDAKKKPNWYRLGRQLSPDEQKILQSWKAKYGIQVDPLPPS, encoded by the coding sequence ATGGCTGAGGGGAAGGACTTATCACAATTTCAGAGGGTGGTGATAGACCAAGACCTATGTATATCGTGCGGCGCTTGCGTTGCAGTCTGCCCCTGGCAAGCCCTCGAATTGGACGAAAACGCTAAGGCGAGGCTCATCTGGGAGAAGTGTTACGACGACTTTAGCTGTGTGGCCGCCTGCCCCGTTAAGTGTATATATAAGGTCAGCGAGGCGCCGGAGGACGCCAAAAAGAAGCCTAACTGGTACAGACTTGGCAGACAGCTATCGCCGGACGAGCAGAAGATACTCCAGAGCTGGAAGGCCAAATACGGCATACAAGTGGATCCACTGCCTCCAAGCTGA
- the cobB gene encoding NAD-dependent protein deacetylase yields the protein MDELREVADLLNRSNCAVALTGAGVSTPSGIPDFRGPQGLWRRIDPRRFEIAYFYAHPGEVWRLFVDTFLAQAEAKPNPAHLALAELEAKGKICAVITQNVDGLHQRAGSKRVIELHGSLRYAVCTSCGARFPLSEVLKGPIDDAPRCRVCGGVLKPDVVFFGEPLPYEALQDAMMLAELSDVFMAIGTSLAVAPANRLPLIAKRKGAKLVIINQDPTELDEFADIIIRGKVEEILPRIAELI from the coding sequence GTGGACGAGCTGAGGGAAGTGGCCGACCTGTTAAATAGATCTAATTGCGCTGTAGCGCTCACTGGTGCCGGCGTCTCGACTCCCAGCGGAATTCCGGACTTTAGAGGACCTCAAGGGCTCTGGAGAAGAATAGATCCACGGAGGTTCGAGATTGCGTACTTCTATGCGCATCCCGGCGAGGTCTGGAGGTTGTTCGTGGATACGTTTCTTGCTCAAGCTGAGGCTAAGCCTAACCCTGCTCATCTGGCCTTGGCCGAACTAGAGGCCAAGGGGAAGATCTGTGCGGTGATAACGCAGAACGTCGACGGTCTGCATCAGAGGGCTGGCTCCAAGAGAGTGATCGAGCTACACGGCTCTTTGCGATATGCAGTATGTACGTCATGCGGCGCAAGATTTCCACTCTCAGAGGTCCTTAAAGGCCCTATAGACGATGCGCCGAGATGTAGAGTATGTGGCGGCGTGTTGAAGCCAGATGTGGTATTCTTTGGGGAGCCGTTGCCCTACGAGGCTCTACAAGATGCAATGATGTTGGCGGAGCTCTCGGATGTATTTATGGCGATCGGAACATCTCTAGCGGTGGCGCCGGCCAATAGGTTGCCGTTAATAGCTAAAAGAAAGGGGGCAAAGTTGGTGATAATAAACCAAGACCCCACGGAGCTTGACGAATTCGCCGATATTATAATAAGAGGTAAAGTTGAAGAAATCTTGCCGCGCATAGCGGAGCTGATATGA
- a CDS encoding DUF309 domain-containing protein, giving the protein MKRYLYIVDNSGHTPSDRPKLLRELRSVLPVLNVRVASEHIELVLGDVDPEWGKERIETTLGSVRYIIDITNEERIGSGDIARFVQLFNEERFWEAHAELEPLWRKSRDGRLQGLIILAAAYVKLQEGAADKFVFLASEALKLLEGGRAIGCINIDALRESVERSLETRRPFKIICEHATLEPK; this is encoded by the coding sequence ATGAAGAGATATCTATATATAGTTGATAATAGTGGTCATACGCCGAGCGATAGACCCAAGCTTCTGCGAGAGCTCCGGAGCGTTTTGCCTGTATTGAATGTGAGAGTGGCCTCAGAACATATAGAGCTCGTACTAGGCGATGTGGATCCAGAATGGGGCAAGGAGAGGATCGAGACTACATTGGGATCTGTGCGCTACATCATCGATATAACGAACGAGGAGCGCATAGGGTCTGGAGACATCGCCCGATTTGTCCAACTGTTCAACGAGGAGAGGTTCTGGGAGGCGCACGCCGAGTTGGAGCCTCTGTGGAGAAAGAGCAGAGATGGCCGGCTTCAAGGGCTGATAATTTTGGCTGCCGCCTATGTGAAGCTACAGGAGGGGGCAGCCGATAAGTTCGTGTTTCTGGCCTCTGAGGCTCTGAAGTTATTGGAGGGGGGTCGCGCCATAGGTTGTATAAATATAGATGCCCTTAGAGAGAGCGTGGAGAGATCGCTGGAGACAAGGCGTCCGTTCAAGATAATTTGTGAACACGCGACCTTAGAGCCGAAATGA
- a CDS encoding phosphoadenosine phosphosulfate reductase family protein, whose protein sequence is MLLYWCEDFNVPVLDPREAAGNCAKISATPITEPSDPRPAFDVDKEIVQEAIANEEGDWALASLLVPRDEVVLLNKIPGYADQADEVIVRGRVIGHRFYDILERRWRFRPLYEGAAEILTQRRGWWAILDLDTLPVNYDVHEEKILEGSLPEKKYTHVVVSTRDGRIHGVAKLFRGRRLHIIKSWRAKPQLPPGVPSDLKTFAELNRAYIERKAERAVEFLKRAFSQYKLPVVVSYSGGKDSLVALDLVKRTGHPFYLLFNDTGLEAPETYENVKLVAQRYGAELIWASAGDSFWRAVKEFGPPARDYRWCCKVLKMAPITKAYLERFPQGVVTVVGQRAAESFQRARQKPISSSKWVAKTIVVAPLHEWSALDVWAYIVLHGLPYNKAYEYGFDRLGCLICPANEMAELEQVRRRYPEIYRRLAEEVVSFYGEQFYEEYGIWRWKRGVPGDVARFLKIKAEGRYPVIVRRRDDKVEIEGGRPDVPTALELLKMMGNVNVGSNGVEVSGGKLRATISPDFRTIEGDGALHAAALVVRAQICGHCDLCISWCPTKALSRGPDGRFRVDKERCIGCLICSKACPSAQYLVYRTNEEMNLK, encoded by the coding sequence ATGTTGCTCTACTGGTGCGAGGACTTCAATGTGCCCGTACTGGACCCCCGCGAGGCGGCTGGCAACTGCGCAAAGATCTCGGCCACGCCTATAACGGAGCCTTCTGATCCAAGACCGGCCTTCGATGTTGATAAGGAAATAGTGCAAGAGGCCATAGCCAACGAGGAAGGCGATTGGGCCTTAGCATCGCTCTTAGTACCCAGAGATGAGGTAGTGCTCCTCAACAAGATACCGGGCTACGCCGACCAAGCCGACGAGGTGATCGTGAGGGGGCGCGTAATCGGCCACAGGTTCTACGATATTCTGGAGAGGAGGTGGCGTTTCAGACCCCTCTATGAGGGCGCCGCCGAGATACTCACGCAGAGGAGGGGGTGGTGGGCCATCTTGGATTTAGACACTCTGCCTGTCAATTACGATGTCCATGAGGAGAAAATTCTCGAGGGCTCACTCCCAGAGAAAAAGTATACGCACGTAGTTGTATCGACGAGGGATGGGAGGATTCACGGCGTTGCGAAACTTTTCAGAGGTAGACGTCTACACATTATAAAGTCGTGGAGGGCTAAGCCGCAGCTACCCCCCGGGGTCCCCAGCGACTTAAAGACGTTCGCAGAGCTCAACAGAGCCTATATTGAGAGAAAGGCCGAGAGAGCTGTCGAGTTTCTCAAGAGAGCGTTTTCTCAATATAAGCTGCCTGTCGTCGTGTCCTACTCTGGGGGCAAAGACAGCTTGGTCGCGCTAGATCTCGTTAAGAGGACCGGCCACCCCTTCTACCTTCTCTTTAACGACACAGGCTTGGAGGCCCCGGAGACTTACGAGAACGTCAAATTGGTGGCCCAGAGGTACGGAGCCGAGCTGATATGGGCTTCGGCCGGCGATTCCTTCTGGCGTGCCGTGAAGGAGTTCGGGCCTCCCGCGCGCGACTACAGGTGGTGTTGCAAAGTATTGAAGATGGCTCCGATCACTAAGGCCTATCTTGAGAGGTTCCCCCAGGGCGTCGTGACGGTTGTAGGCCAGAGGGCAGCTGAGTCCTTCCAGAGGGCGAGGCAGAAGCCCATCTCATCCAGCAAGTGGGTCGCCAAGACTATAGTCGTGGCGCCGCTTCACGAGTGGAGCGCATTGGACGTATGGGCATACATAGTGCTCCACGGTCTCCCCTACAACAAGGCCTATGAGTACGGCTTCGACAGACTCGGCTGCCTTATATGTCCGGCCAACGAGATGGCGGAGCTGGAGCAAGTCCGGAGGAGATACCCTGAGATATACCGCAGACTGGCCGAGGAGGTCGTGAGCTTCTACGGAGAGCAGTTCTACGAGGAATACGGCATCTGGAGATGGAAGAGGGGCGTGCCCGGCGATGTCGCCAGATTTCTGAAGATAAAGGCGGAGGGGAGATATCCTGTTATCGTCAGACGCCGAGATGATAAAGTGGAGATAGAGGGCGGCCGTCCCGATGTGCCCACGGCCCTAGAGCTGTTGAAGATGATGGGTAATGTCAACGTCGGCTCCAACGGCGTTGAGGTATCTGGAGGAAAGCTCCGAGCGACCATATCGCCCGATTTTAGAACTATCGAGGGAGATGGAGCCCTTCACGCGGCCGCGTTGGTGGTCAGAGCCCAGATATGTGGCCACTGTGATTTGTGCATTAGTTGGTGTCCCACCAAGGCGCTTAGTCGGGGACCCGATGGGCGCTTCAGAGTCGACAAAGAAAGGTGTATAGGTTGTCTCATTTGTTCAAAGGCTTGTCCATCTGCTCAATATTTAGTATATAGGACAAATGAGGAGATGAACCTTAAATAG